DNA sequence from the Brachyhypopomus gauderio isolate BG-103 unplaced genomic scaffold, BGAUD_0.2 sc113, whole genome shotgun sequence genome:
GTTCCTTTATGTAGTTTCTTTAACACTCACAGAGAAAGAAACTTGTTCAAAtgccttttctttctttcttttcctcccttcattgtctccctctctctctctctctctctctgcccacaCAGGTGTTCAGCGAGTTGGAGATCGAGCAAAACCAGGAGTGTGCGTACGACCACCTGGAGGCGTTCGACGGCCACTCGGACCGCGCGCCCATCCTCAGCCGTCTGTGTGGCAGCCGCGTGCCCGAGCCGCTGGTCTCCACGGGCGACAGCATGCACCTGCGCTTCACCTCCGACGCCTCCGTGCAGCGCAAGGGCTTCCAGGCCACGCACACCACAGGTCAGCCGGGGAGATCCAGACACAGACTGGAACGGACCAGTTTAGTGACAGACCACAGCAGTGTTAAATAGTTAGGTGTATCATTACAGTATTTTCAACACCTCTTGTTAGAGAGCCTGAAAAGTGTTACTCCCCTTACAGCCATATAAGCCAAACTGTATATacagtgccctctagtggctgatTTGTGCATTACTGTACATTCAGGTCTGCTTTGGAACTAACCTGGCATGATCATAAACCAACGTTCAATGAATTAGTGTGTTGTGCTTGAATAATATTGAAGAAAAGTTGCCAGGTATGTGTTGACCAAATAAATAGTAAATGAAATAATGGACAACCaagtagggatgtcccgatccagctttttgaacttccgatccgataccgatatcagccgataccggcctattcgagcatgtattaaaattatttagccaacttactttgttgtcaaaatCATTTTGAAAAACGTTTTACtgttgataacaagtagccagctgaattaggtgtttgaataatacacaatggttggtaaggagaaactgacctgtttatttagcaattaataaactcaaaatagactaaataataaacaacagaaatggcatcagcagtgcaaataatattgtaaatgacTTGTTATTCCCTGGGTTTTGGCACTGTTCAATGGCAGTTTGTCACGGTTCTCAAActtttctgccagtgttagttgtgtaggacctttttTTATTCGGTGTAGGATCTTTTTGtattcggttttctttagaaactcttcatattgtttatggtggtatttcgctaaatgcttgtttagattggttgtattaaaagttcttacagctttaccaccacgcaCAACTTttctgtggcatatgttgcactctacctcttcgtctttgtcgtcctttaaggtaaaataatcccacacaactgacatttttaccgataacatcaaatttacatggccgtcttaatggttaggagatgcaACTGAGCTAAATTGGAGAGatgctatgctcgtgtgctgaaggtgggctggaaaatgcggaccggattttactctcactggcgaaaacacagcaaaatctggaatggattatctaaatgagTGCGCTGGAAACCCGGATCGgactttcaaaaaaaaaaaaactggacatGGAGTCTGGTTTGGCATTTTCTagtgcctgccgatccgataccgatacgcatttttgcaaatatcggatcgggataAGCCTACAACCAAGCAGTAAAAGAATCACTGATATGGTTTTAGTAAATAACCAGTAGTTACATGATTCATTGCTAACAATGCAcaactgtgtgtctgtgtgtgtgtgtgtgtgtgtgtgtgtgtgtgtgtgtgtgtgtgtgtgtgtgtgtgtgtgtatatagagtGTGGAGGCAGGCTGAAAGCAGAGGCCAAGCAGAAGAACCTGTACTCCCACGCCCAGTTTGGAGACACCAACTACCCGGGCCACACGGAGTGTGAGTGGCTGCTGGTGGCGGATGCCAGCTACAGCATCGagctcaccttcaccaccttcgaggtggaggaggaggccgACTGTGGCTACGACTTCATCGAACTCTACGACGGCCGCGACACCCAGGTGCCCAGACTCGGGCGCTTCTGTGGCTCTGGGGTAAACACTgaggccctgtgtgtgtgtgtgtgtgtgtgtgtatgtgtgtgtgcatgggcgtTTATGTGTGCTAGTTTGAACTATGGGACCATGCGGGACTGTAACATTGTAACATTTGTAAATTGGATGcttcttatatatatatgcttctttatatatatatatatatatatatatatatatatatatatatatatatatatatatatatatatatatatatatatatatatatctctctctctctctctctctctctctctctctctctctctctctctctctctctctctctctctctctctccagcccc
Encoded proteins:
- the LOC143497840 gene encoding dorsal-ventral patterning tolloid-like protein 1, whose product is MILPHELHTTLVLIGRLPAECEHKIHSPAGTISSPNWPDKYPSRKECTWDISATPSHRVKLVFSELEIEQNQECAYDHLEAFDGHSDRAPILSRLCGSRVPEPLVSTGDSMHLRFTSDASVQRKGFQATHTTECGGRLKAEAKQKNLYSHAQFGDTNYPGHTECEWLLVADASYSIELTFTTFEVEEEADCGYDFIELYDGRDTQVPRLGRFCGSGPQEELYSAGDAVLIRFHSDDTISKKGFHIRYTSTKFQETLHVRK